The proteins below are encoded in one region of Telopea speciosissima isolate NSW1024214 ecotype Mountain lineage chromosome 10, Tspe_v1, whole genome shotgun sequence:
- the LOC122641875 gene encoding FCS-Like Zinc finger 8-like codes for MIRKRSRSVTPNQSLMADHGSLPSPTDRYIRRSSSFFSSPRLFTSLSAKGFSETDAVMSPTSILDNKGLGTPIWSERNTPRSPELNLENKHPWEKLESGVGLGLVDVLNDEKTDNNFSKPDSRMVLFGSQLKIQIPHLSPSVFSPTESPKSPVDFGIKTRNSQLGSFSPGLSPYSVNKSPFGSANSGLETPGSSRVFTGCLSATEMELSEDYTCVISHGPNPRTTHIFDNCIVESCCGVVGLSGSKKENYFSDRSNFPPENFLSFCYTCKKDLGQGKDIYIYRGEKGFCSRECRYQEMMFDEGMEKPELDEDSGICP; via the exons ATGATTAGGAAGAGATCTAGATCAGTGACACCTAATCAATCTCTTATGGCTGATCATggttctctcccatctcccacGGACAGATACATCAGGCGCAGTTCGTCTTTCTTCAGTTCTCCAAGGTTGTTTACAAGTCTCTCTGCAAAGGGTTTCTCTGAAACGGATGCAGTGATGAGCCCAACTTCAATACTTGATAATAAAGGTCTTGGAACCCCTATATGGTCCGAAAGAAACACTCCCAGATCCCCAGAACTTAATCTGGAGAATAAGCATCCATGGGAGAAACTTGAATCAGGAGTTGGGCTTGGTCTAGTTGATGTTCTAAATGATGAAAAGACTGACAACAATTTCTCCAAACCTGATAGCAGAATGGTTCTGTTTGGATCACAGCTCAAGATTCAAATTCCTCATCTCTCACCTTCTGTTTTCTCCCCAACTGAATCCCCCAAATCTCCTGTAGATTTCGGTATCAAGACCCGGAATTCTCAGTTGGGTTCTTTCTCCCCAGGCTTATCTCCATATTCTGTGAACAAATCTCCATTTGGATCTGCAAATTCAGGCCTTGAAACTCCTGGGTCTTCCAGGGTTTTTACCGGTTGTCTCTCTGCAACCGAGATGGAGCTTTCAGAGGATTATACTTGTGTCATCTCCCATGGACCGAACCCCAGAACGACACACATCTTTGATAACTGCATTGTGGAGAGTTGCTGTGGAGTTGTTGGGTTATCTGGGTCAAAGAAAGAGAATTATTTCTCCGATCGTTCGAACTTCCCACCCGAGAATTTCCTCAGTTTCTGCTACACCTGCAAGAAGGATTTGGGACAGGGGAAGGACATCTACATCTACAG GGGCGAGAAAGGATTTTGCAGCCGCGAATGCCGATACCAGGAGATGATGTTCGATGAGGGTATGGAGAAGCCTGAGTTGGATGAAGATAGTGGTATCTGTCCTTga